Below is a window of Caldalkalibacillus uzonensis DNA.
TGCGCATTGCTGTCGCCAGCCGTTCCCGAATCGTGGAGAACATAAAAGCTAACCCGTCGGCCGTCCTCAATGTGATTGGTGCAGGTTCCTGCTATTCCATTGCCGGTGAAGCGAAGGTGGCGGTGGACAGAATGGATGGCGTGTCCATCAAACTGGCACGTATAGAGCTGTCGGTCAAGGAAGTGCGCGACGTCATGTTTTATGGTGCGCGTATTTCCGTTGATCCTGAATATGAAAAAACATATGACAAGGAAGCAGCGGATAAACTGGACAAACAAGTTTTAGAGGCTCTGAAAGCTTAACAGACAAACACCCCCTGTATAACCTCAGGGGGTGTTTTGTCGTATAATAAGTCATATTCAAAGCTTAACGTCTGCTTTGGCGATTCATTTCACTTTCTAAGCGGTTAATGTCTTGATGTTGGTCTGGATCCTCAAAATCCTCATCTTGCTCAGGGGGGGTTTCGGGACCCTCGATATCGCGGGGCACTTGCGGCATCAAACGTCCCACTATTTCAGCCAGTTCATCCATGATGCCCTGTACCGGTTCACCACGGCGGATCGAACGGTTCATTTCCCTCAGACGCTGCATGGTGTCAGGATCAGCGGTCACAACGGCGTAAGCCCCTTGGGGATCCTCTTTCAGGGCTTCGGCGACACTATATTTGATACTGCCTACCCGCGCCCGGTCCAGGCGGGCATCCACATCAATGCCCACCACAGCCCAAGGACCAACCACCACAGCAGTGGCATCGCTCACTTCGTCTACCCGGGTGGCCAGTTTGGCCAGACGTTCAGCGGTTTCTTGGGCTTCTGTATAGTCGAAGTTTTCCAGAACCCGGTTACGGTCTTGGGTGGGGACCCGGTCCCGGCGCACCGTTTGTCCTTCAAACGCCCGGTCTTGGTTACGGTCACGCTGGGCTTCTTGATACCGCATATCTGGTGATTCTGGTGTGACCTGGTTACCGGGCGGATTGGCCGGAGTACAGGCTGTGATCAGGACCGTGATGGCCAAGGTCAGGGTTAAAACTTGGAAGCATCGTCTCATATGGTTTCACCCTTTCTGTCGGACTTTGCTGTTCATGGGATTAACTATAGTTTATCCGTCTAAGATAAAACCATGAGTCATACACTTAAAAATAACGACACGATTGAAAATGTATATTTTTCCATGACAAGCTGCCTAGGTGCTCAAAGGAGGCGGAACGTTGAAAAAAGTATATGTTCTGGATACCAATGTGCTTTTGCAAGACCCCCGGGCCATTTATATGTTCGAAGACAATGAAATTGTGATTCCTGCCGTGGCCTTAGAAGAGCTGGACAGCAAAAAACGCAACATGGATGAGATTGGGCGCAATGCCCGGTATGTATCCAGACTGATTGACCAATTTCGCACCAAAGGGAAATTGCATGACGGAGTGCCTCTGGAGAACGGAGGTGTTCTCCGCGTGGAACTCAATCATAAATCGTTTGTTCGTTTACAGGATATATTTATTGAAGCGACCAATGACAACCGCATCCTGGCGGTCGCCCTAAATTTACAGCAAGAGGAACATACCAAACCCAGCCCGAGGCCCGTAATCCTGGTCAGCAAAGATGCCTTAATGAGAGTGAAAGCAGATGCCTTGGGTGTGCAGGCTGAGGATTTCTTATCTGACCGTGTTGTTCAATACTCCAAATCTTACAGCGGCTGTCTGGAATTAAAAGTGGCTAAAACAAAGATCGATCAATATTACGCCACGGGGCGCCTGTCTATTGATGAATTAAAGCAGGCTGCAGCGCTAAAAGGTAAATCTTTTTTTCCTCATCAATTTTTGATCCTGAAGGATGAACTGGGCAGTCCGGCCTCCGCAGTGGGTAAAATAAACGCAGACGTGAGTCAGCTTGAACGGCTCAAATGTCAGGATGATCCCATTTGGGGGGTGAAAGCCCGTAATGTACAGCAGCGCATGGCCCTGGAACTGCTCATGAGGGACGATATTCCCTTGGTGACACTGACAGGAAAAGCAGGAACAGGAAAAACGTTGTTGACCATTGCCGCAGGTCTGTGTAAAACAGAGGATGAGCAGCAGTATCAAAAACTGCTGGTGGCCCGCCCCATTGTCCCCATGGGCAAGGATATCGGCTATTTGCCCGGCGAAAAAGAAGAAAAACTGAAGCCCTGGATGCAGCCTATTTATGATAACCTGGAGTATTTGTTTCATACCAAGAAACCGGGAGATCTGGACCGTATTCTGGCCGGCATGGGCAGCATAGAGGTTGAAGCCCTGACCTATATCAGGGGGCGCAGCATCCCTGAGCAATTTATTATTATCGATGAGGCTCAAAATTTAACCAAACACGAAGTGAAAACGATTGTAACCAGGGTGGGGGAAGGAAGCAAAATTGTGCTCATGGGGGATCCCGAGCAAATCGATCACCCTTATTTAGACGAGGAAAGCAATGGTTTAACTTATCTTGTGGAAAAATTTAAAGACCAGCCTTTAAGCGGCCATATCCGCCTGGAAAAAGGTGAGCGTTCTCCCCTGGCCCAGCTTGCTGCCCAAATTCTTTAAAGGTAAAATGGGAAAGAGAACGATCAATCTGGAAAAGGTGAGATAGAGATGAAATTATGGATGCAGCCATTAGGACCATTACAAACAAACGGCTATGTGCTGTCCAATGACCAAGGAGAAGGGATTGTCATTGATCCTGGCATGCAGCCGCAAGCCATGCTCGATTATATTGGCAAGCTGAACATTGTGGCCATTTTGCTGACCCACGCTCATTTTGACCATATTGGCGGGTTGGAAGAAGTACGCCAGGCCACTGGAGCACCTGTGTACATCCATGATTTGGAGGAGGAGTGGCTCACAGATCCCTACAAAAACGGCTCAGCCCGCTGGCCCATGGTGACAGAACCGATTCGTTGCCGGCCGCGGGATGAACGTTTAACAGACGGGCAAATGCTGAGTTTGGCTGGAATCACGCTTAAAGTGTTGCATACTCCCGGCCATTCACCGGGCAGTGTCTCTTTTTACATTGAGGAGGAACAAACCTTGATTGCCGGGGATACCCTGTTTGCCGGTTCGATTGGACGGACAGACTTGCCCGGCGGAGATTATGAAACCCTTATAGGTGCCATCAAAGACAAACTACTGGTACTGCCAGGAGACACACGTGTCTATCCGGGGCATGGTCCGGATACAACCATTGACGATGAAAAACGGTATAATCCCTTTGTCGGAGGCCAATAATGTCAGGGTTAAAGGAGGAGCTGATTTCCCGGATCAGTGCTGAACCAGAGAAGATGATCAGTTTCCGGGATTATATGGATCTGTGTTTGTATCACCCTCGTGACGGTTATTATATGCAGGAACGGAACAAAATTGGCAAACAGGGAGATTACTATACCTCCAGCTCTGTCCATCCCGTGTTTGCTGAGACGCTGGCCCATTTCGTCTATAAAATATGCCAAACATGGGGTACTGGCATTTCCTTTTGTGAAATGGGGGCGGGTACCGGCCTATTTGCCGGCCAATTCCTTGATGCCCTGCAGGATATTGATGAGGAAGCCTACCAATCTGCCCGCTATATCATCATCGAAAAAAGCCCCTATCACCAGAAGGAACAACTTAAGCACTTAACGGAGCACACAGCTCAAGTGATCTGGGCCGAGGAGCCAGTCGGGAATGCGGCCGGTGACAACACAGGCGGTAAACACAAAGTAGAAAATCCCCTTTCTTCCTTTGCCGGCATTTTATTTAGCAATGAGCTGGTCGATGCTTTTCCGGTGCATATGGTAGAGAAAAAGGACGGAACCTTATGGGAGATTTGCGTAGGTTATGATGAAGTGCATGACCGGTTTGTGGAGCACCGCCGCCCGGTGGAGAATGAGCTCATTGTTGCCTATTTGGAGGACCAGGGCTTTTCTCTCGCGGAAGGCTGGCGGATGGAAATTCCCCTCGATGCCCTCATATGGGTCGAGGAGGTTTCTGACTGGTTTCAAGAAGGGCTGTGGCTTACCTTTGACTATGGCTTGCGTAGGGACCAGTGGGAGGCACCGTCCTACCGGCAGGGGACACTGCGTTGTTTTTACCGGCATCAAGTGGATGATAATCCCTATGAGCATCCAGGCCAAAAGGACATCACCGCCCATGTGCACTTTGAGGGTTTAAGCCAGACGGCCCAGCGACTGGGCTGGAAGCAGGTAGGGTTATTTCCCCAAGTGGAATTTTTGCTGATGGCCGGGATCCTGGACAGGCTGGAGGAACATCAAGAGACTGATCCATTTCATTCTAAGGCGAAGAAGAACAGGGCTATTCGCCAGCTCATTTCCCCAGAGGGGATCAGCGGCGCTTTCCAGGTGCTCACCCTGGCCAAGAGTGTACCAGATAAGGTGCTTGATTTGTTTCAGCCATTTTCCTTTGGGTTACAGATGATAAAAAAAGGCTATTGACCGTAAGTGGTCAATAGCCTTTTTTTAAGAACACAAGGCAGGTATGTTCACATCATGAAAGTGGTGTAATATGTAAAGCCAACGAAGAATAAGACGAGGTAGCCCGCAAACACATAAATATATCCACGTTCAGACAGGTTCATATAACTTAATGCCAGGAAAAATGCAGTCTGGGCAAAAAATAAAAGGGCCATAACTTCCATATGTCCTGCATAGGCCAGCATAGCAATGACAGCTGTCCAGAAAGCAAATACACGATACATACGTGGCATGATGATTTCCCCTCCTTTGCTCCTTCACATCAACATTATAAAGCAGTTTGAAAAGCATGTAAATGCCAGATTTGATGATCCGAGGGGCCAAAAAAAGAAAAATGGCTGGGCTGGCTGGATTCGAACCAGCGAATCACGGAGCCAAAATCCGTTGCCTTACCACTTGGCTACAGCCCACCGTTGTAGGGTTTTGTTTATGCTGTTGATCCTGTTCCGTTTTGGCTATAGTTTGCCACCTTGCCGTAAGCTTATACGCACTTTACCAAAACATTGTATTGAACATGGCTGGAAAACTATTCCACTTGAATGGTGTATCGCGCCCGTTCAGTTTGAATACGCATGTTCCTCTCCTGGTGGCTAAGATTAATATGTCCCTGAAGGGGAATTTCATACACTTGCTGGGGCAAGGGAGCTTCACCTGCTTCACTGTGAACGATGCCTCGCCCGTAGAGCAGCACTTCTTGAGAAGCTAGATAATGCTCCGCATCTTCCTTTTCCAGCTGGCGCAGGGTCACTTTTTCCAACCACAGCCTCACTTGATCATGATCACTCACCTGTCCGGTTCCCACCTCTAATTCTTCTTTGTTAATCAACAGCTGCTGTCCCCGGTTGGCGTTAAACCACTCCGTCAGTTGTTGGACGTTGTCATTCATAAACGATACTCCTTTTGACTAAGGTGACATATTTAACATTCCCTCTTTCAGCGTAAATATACATGAGCCGAGACCTGCAACATACAATGTTTAGAAAGGGGGAGGGGGGAAAGGGATGATCGGTTTTTGGGGGGAAGTGCGCCAGATTGAACTTGAGACCGATACCATTCAACAGGTGCTTATCTGGCTCGAATCCAGGCAAGAGTTAATTCGGGCCATCCATTACCGGTATGCCGGACATCGCCTGCAGAATGGTGAGCGGGTGCTGGTTAACATGTCCGGGGTCGATTTGCAGCTTGGAACGGGAGGATTTGGTTTTGTGATGGCCACTGACATCGATTGGCAGGCCGAGAGTCCTCCTCCACAGCATTCAGCGCTTGCGGGGAAGGATGAACACCCCCGTAACTTCAAGCTGTGGCCCTATGCTGGGCGGATCATCAAGCTCCGCTATTCACCAAGTCAAACACCGGTGCAAACAGCGGAATGTGAAGAGAGCG
It encodes the following:
- a CDS encoding pyridoxamine 5'-phosphate oxidase family protein → MAENVSQTLTDELFSLLQQERFVTLATIDHETGAPNVSAISWVYAPSKSEVRIAVASRSRIVENIKANPSAVLNVIGAGSCYSIAGEAKVAVDRMDGVSIKLARIELSVKEVRDVMFYGARISVDPEYEKTYDKEAADKLDKQVLEALKA
- a CDS encoding YhcN/YlaJ family sporulation lipoprotein, with the translated sequence MRRCFQVLTLTLAITVLITACTPANPPGNQVTPESPDMRYQEAQRDRNQDRAFEGQTVRRDRVPTQDRNRVLENFDYTEAQETAERLAKLATRVDEVSDATAVVVGPWAVVGIDVDARLDRARVGSIKYSVAEALKEDPQGAYAVVTADPDTMQRLREMNRSIRRGEPVQGIMDELAEIVGRLMPQVPRDIEGPETPPEQDEDFEDPDQHQDINRLESEMNRQSRR
- a CDS encoding PhoH family protein, yielding MKKVYVLDTNVLLQDPRAIYMFEDNEIVIPAVALEELDSKKRNMDEIGRNARYVSRLIDQFRTKGKLHDGVPLENGGVLRVELNHKSFVRLQDIFIEATNDNRILAVALNLQQEEHTKPSPRPVILVSKDALMRVKADALGVQAEDFLSDRVVQYSKSYSGCLELKVAKTKIDQYYATGRLSIDELKQAAALKGKSFFPHQFLILKDELGSPASAVGKINADVSQLERLKCQDDPIWGVKARNVQQRMALELLMRDDIPLVTLTGKAGTGKTLLTIAAGLCKTEDEQQYQKLLVARPIVPMGKDIGYLPGEKEEKLKPWMQPIYDNLEYLFHTKKPGDLDRILAGMGSIEVEALTYIRGRSIPEQFIIIDEAQNLTKHEVKTIVTRVGEGSKIVLMGDPEQIDHPYLDEESNGLTYLVEKFKDQPLSGHIRLEKGERSPLAQLAAQIL
- a CDS encoding MBL fold metallo-hydrolase, with product MKLWMQPLGPLQTNGYVLSNDQGEGIVIDPGMQPQAMLDYIGKLNIVAILLTHAHFDHIGGLEEVRQATGAPVYIHDLEEEWLTDPYKNGSARWPMVTEPIRCRPRDERLTDGQMLSLAGITLKVLHTPGHSPGSVSFYIEEEQTLIAGDTLFAGSIGRTDLPGGDYETLIGAIKDKLLVLPGDTRVYPGHGPDTTIDDEKRYNPFVGGQ
- a CDS encoding class I SAM-dependent methyltransferase, with protein sequence MSGLKEELISRISAEPEKMISFRDYMDLCLYHPRDGYYMQERNKIGKQGDYYTSSSVHPVFAETLAHFVYKICQTWGTGISFCEMGAGTGLFAGQFLDALQDIDEEAYQSARYIIIEKSPYHQKEQLKHLTEHTAQVIWAEEPVGNAAGDNTGGKHKVENPLSSFAGILFSNELVDAFPVHMVEKKDGTLWEICVGYDEVHDRFVEHRRPVENELIVAYLEDQGFSLAEGWRMEIPLDALIWVEEVSDWFQEGLWLTFDYGLRRDQWEAPSYRQGTLRCFYRHQVDDNPYEHPGQKDITAHVHFEGLSQTAQRLGWKQVGLFPQVEFLLMAGILDRLEEHQETDPFHSKAKKNRAIRQLISPEGISGAFQVLTLAKSVPDKVLDLFQPFSFGLQMIKKGY
- a CDS encoding DUF2626 family protein, translating into MPRMYRVFAFWTAVIAMLAYAGHMEVMALLFFAQTAFFLALSYMNLSERGYIYVFAGYLVLFFVGFTYYTTFMM